The window ATCTACCTTGATTATCTCGGCTTAAAGCCTTCAGAATATTCTCATCAGCTTGTGGAGCCCGAATACATGCTCCGCCTCCTTCTTGAAGCAAATATTGCCTTCGGCATAATTGCAAACCTTGCAGACGATTTACGCAATTTGCAAAGAACCGAGATAGGGGAGGTTTTTGAATATTTTAGTGCAACACAGGTAGGCTCTTCTACTATGCCTCAAAAGCGTAACCCATGGAATTCCGAGCATGTAAAAAGCTTGTGGAAGGCTTTTTCTCCCCGCATAATGAGTTTTTATATGGACCAAATCTCGGAGCACCAAAGAGATTTATCCAACTCTGCAAGCCAAAGGTTTATAGCCGATTATCTGACAGGCCTTGCCTTGGCCTTTAACCGTATGAATTCAATTTTAAAGGGCTTACAGGCCGATAGGGAAAATATGCTCAAAAACCTTTTACAGGGCGGTGGAAAGGTTAGGGGAGGCGTTATGGCCGAGCCCGCTTATATCCTTTTGGCGGAATGCGGCGTTTCCGATGCCCACGAGGTAATACGCAAGATTACCCTTGCTGCCGAAAATCAAAAGATAAGTTTTTATGAGGCCTTAAAGGCCGAAGAAAAGGTCTTTGCTCTTGTTACGGAAAGATTAAAAGAGCTTAACTTTGATAAGCCGGAAGAATTTTTTGCAAACCCCGAACGCTACCGAGGTCTTGCAAATGTAAAGGCAAAAGCCTTGGCCGAAAAATATAAGGCTTTAATGTAAGTTTTTATTTTAGCTTAGGTAAGTAGGCCCTCATAAGCTCAAGCCTTTTAAGATAGTAGGCCCTTTCTTTTTCGGGAAGGGTCTCAATCCATTCTTGGGTAAAGCGTTTTATTACGGGTGCATCTTTTTCGTTATAGTTTGTAATTAAAACAGGGGCTGCCTCTATCTCAGGCTGCAAAATACCGTCTATTTTTTTAAAGCGTAACTGCATTATTATTGAGTCTCCCGTATATTCCCTGTAGTAAGCCGGATCGGCATAGTTTACCTTCCACCTTTGGCCCGAAATAAAATTTCCCATAGAGTACATAAAAAAGGCATTTTTTTTATGTGTGAGAAAAGAGTCAAGAGGTTCATTATTCTCTCCTTTATTGATTTGAATAATATCTTTTTTGGAATCATCGGTTAAGATTTCCACATCGGAAAGTTCCCAATCCTGTAAAACATGGGGATGATTAGCCCAGACTACATCTATTCCTGCTTGGGCTAAAGCCTTAAACCATGTCTTTTTACTATCTAAAACCTTAAGGCCGTATTCCGCCTCGTTTAGATGAAGAGACAGAATAAAAATATCGCAAGGATTTTCTTCCCTCATTTTTTTTATGGATAAAAGAAGTTTTTCCCTTCCTGTCTTTGTGGGTTCCGAGTAATAAAGTCTGTGTTTTGATTTGCCGTGAGAGTTGATAAGTTCCGTTACCGATAAAAATAAAATCTTCCAGCCTTTTTTTTCGATTAGAACAGGTTTAAAATCTTCATCTTCTTTGTTTTTTAAACCGGAAGAAAAAAGCTCTTTATTTTTATACTCTTCTTTTAAAGCATTAAAACTTTTAATAGTTCCGTCTATTCCTTGAATACCCTGATCGTTAGTGTGATTATTGGCAAACGAGAAAACATCGAAACCCCCTTCAATAGCGGCTCTTAGATAGTCTTTATGTATATTAAAGCATGGAAAGCTTGAAAGCGGTCTTTCTTCACAGACAGGTGTTTCTACATTTCCAAAAGTTAAATCATCGTTTAAAAGAATATCCCTGACATCATCATAGATTCGATTATAGTCTTTCATTTTAAAATTGACATCATGAGCCATAATATCGCCTGAGAAACTTAAAACAAGTTCGCTTATATCATTTTCTTTTTGAGGTAATTTTGATTCGGAAATTTCGGTTGAATTACAGGAATTTAAAACAAAAACCGCCGCTGTGATAAATAAAAATAAATAATAGTTAAGATTTTTTTTCATAATTGTTATAATTATACATTGACAATTGATATTATACAAGATACAATATATAAATATATTGTAATAATTGTTCAATGTTCAAGGAGGACAATGCAATGGCAAAGTCAAAATATGTATATTTTTTTGGCGGAGGTAGCGCTGAAGGTAATGGTACGATGAGGGAAGTATTGGGCGGCAAGGGTGCCGGTTTGGCCGAAATGACGGCTATAGGACTTCCTGTTCCTGCCGGATTTACTATTA of the Treponema denticola ATCC 35405 genome contains:
- a CDS encoding lyase family protein → METRSIFKNISPIDHRYSLPQGGLYDELSVFLSEEAGIVYCAMAEMAIVKAHLKIAEEKKGSLLPKLSGELEKTLDDIALNIDPSEVYEEEHKTQHNIRALVNVLKKKVPENTAPLVHLGATSADILDTAFSMRIRDAVIKVIIPLLKKTELLLCDIAEREAETPQVGRTHGQHAVPITFGYAVSEYVARLGKSILKMEDLVKDLRGKFAGAVGAYNAASLIVSDPMRFEKIYLDYLGLKPSEYSHQLVEPEYMLRLLLEANIAFGIIANLADDLRNLQRTEIGEVFEYFSATQVGSSTMPQKRNPWNSEHVKSLWKAFSPRIMSFYMDQISEHQRDLSNSASQRFIADYLTGLALAFNRMNSILKGLQADRENMLKNLLQGGGKVRGGVMAEPAYILLAECGVSDAHEVIRKITLAAENQKISFYEALKAEEKVFALVTERLKELNFDKPEEFFANPERYRGLANVKAKALAEKYKALM
- a CDS encoding CapA family protein produces the protein MKKNLNYYLFLFITAAVFVLNSCNSTEISESKLPQKENDISELVLSFSGDIMAHDVNFKMKDYNRIYDDVRDILLNDDLTFGNVETPVCEERPLSSFPCFNIHKDYLRAAIEGGFDVFSFANNHTNDQGIQGIDGTIKSFNALKEEYKNKELFSSGLKNKEDEDFKPVLIEKKGWKILFLSVTELINSHGKSKHRLYYSEPTKTGREKLLLSIKKMREENPCDIFILSLHLNEAEYGLKVLDSKKTWFKALAQAGIDVVWANHPHVLQDWELSDVEILTDDSKKDIIQINKGENNEPLDSFLTHKKNAFFMYSMGNFISGQRWKVNYADPAYYREYTGDSIIMQLRFKKIDGILQPEIEAAPVLITNYNEKDAPVIKRFTQEWIETLPEKERAYYLKRLELMRAYLPKLK